A section of the Ornithinimicrobium sufpigmenti genome encodes:
- a CDS encoding NtaA/DmoA family FMN-dependent monooxygenase (This protein belongs to a clade of FMN-dependent monooxygenases, within a broader family of flavin-dependent oxidoreductases, the luciferase-like monooxygenase (LMM) family, some of whose members use coenzyme F420 rather than FMN.) — MRSSREIPLVAMVNPPTSQYSENWRHPLARTDWFDARFYADLGRTLERGGFAMMFMPDALAIPEDGTGSYATTVRTGGKGTIYLDPVVVASVVAASTSHLGIGATMSTTFLPPYAIARTMLSLDHLSGGRTAWNIVTSTTDAEARNMGMAAIPGKAERYDHADDVVRTVLDLWATWSPDALRLDGDARVFADPDLVSRVPDRGGRQLSRGPITLPRSPQGRPVLMQAGASERGRTFAARWAELVFVVADSPDTMRSLRADLRERARAAGRDPDAMLVLPAVQPVVAATDDGARNRLAELESFLDETEVLTILARLLHADPATVDPDGDAVALIEAHRGATGSDGFEEMLIRASRAEDLTVRGLAFRQAMSQLKPQPTGSPATVADYLCDLVDSCAADGFAIMPALYPSSVEDFVDGVSPELRRRGRLPTTPTAGTLRDRLGLPA, encoded by the coding sequence GTGCGCTCTTCGCGTGAGATCCCGCTCGTCGCGATGGTCAACCCGCCGACGAGCCAGTACTCCGAGAACTGGCGTCATCCGCTGGCGCGTACCGACTGGTTCGACGCGCGCTTCTACGCCGACCTCGGCCGCACCCTCGAGCGCGGCGGCTTCGCCATGATGTTCATGCCCGACGCGCTGGCGATCCCCGAGGACGGCACCGGCAGCTACGCCACCACGGTCCGCACCGGCGGCAAGGGGACGATCTACCTCGACCCGGTCGTGGTCGCCTCCGTCGTCGCCGCCTCCACCTCCCACCTGGGGATCGGCGCGACCATGTCGACGACCTTCCTCCCGCCCTACGCCATCGCGCGGACCATGCTCAGCCTCGACCACCTCTCCGGCGGCCGCACGGCCTGGAACATCGTCACCTCCACCACCGACGCCGAGGCGCGGAACATGGGGATGGCGGCGATCCCGGGCAAGGCCGAGCGCTACGACCACGCCGACGACGTCGTCCGCACCGTCCTCGACCTGTGGGCGACCTGGTCGCCGGACGCGCTCCGGCTCGACGGCGACGCCCGCGTCTTCGCCGACCCCGACCTCGTCTCGCGCGTGCCCGACCGGGGCGGCCGTCAGCTCAGCCGGGGACCCATCACCCTGCCCCGCAGCCCGCAGGGCCGACCGGTCCTCATGCAGGCCGGCGCCTCCGAGCGCGGCCGGACCTTCGCCGCGCGCTGGGCCGAGCTGGTCTTCGTCGTCGCCGACAGCCCCGACACGATGCGGTCCCTCCGCGCCGACCTGCGCGAGCGGGCGCGCGCGGCGGGCCGTGACCCGGACGCGATGCTCGTCCTGCCCGCCGTCCAGCCGGTCGTCGCCGCCACGGACGACGGCGCGCGCAACCGGCTCGCGGAGCTGGAGTCCTTCCTCGACGAGACCGAGGTCCTGACCATCCTCGCCCGGCTCCTCCACGCCGACCCGGCCACGGTGGACCCGGACGGGGACGCCGTCGCCCTGATCGAGGCGCACCGGGGCGCGACGGGCAGCGACGGCTTCGAGGAGATGCTCATCCGGGCGTCCCGGGCCGAGGACCTGACGGTCCGGGGGCTCGCGTTCCGGCAGGCGATGAGCCAGCTCAAGCCACAGCCCACCGGCTCACCCGCCACCGTCGCCGATTACCTCTGCGACCTGGTGGACTCGTGTGCGGCGGACGGGTTCGCCATCATGCCGGCCCTGTACCCATCCTCGGTCGAGGACTTCGTCGACGGCGTCAGCCCGGAGCTACGCCGGCGCGGCCGGCTGCCGACGACGCCGACGGCCGGGACGTTGCGGGACCGGCTCGGCCTGCCCGCGTGA
- a CDS encoding general stress protein, translating to MTQNPATSGRADYRTLAEFPDYAGAQRLVDLLSDRGFPVENVRIVGTGMRSVEQVTGRQTNAQAALRGAAGGAWFGLLIGLLFSIFVIGGWFWLWMLLLSALIGAVFGAIFGFIDHAATGGRRDFTSVSTLQASTYHVEVASTQFAEAQRVANLV from the coding sequence ATGACCCAGAACCCAGCAACCAGTGGCCGGGCGGACTACCGCACACTGGCGGAGTTCCCCGACTACGCGGGCGCCCAACGCCTCGTCGATCTCCTCTCCGATCGCGGCTTCCCTGTGGAGAACGTCCGCATCGTCGGGACCGGCATGCGGTCGGTGGAACAGGTCACCGGCCGGCAGACGAACGCTCAGGCGGCTCTGCGGGGTGCCGCCGGAGGCGCCTGGTTCGGCCTGCTCATCGGTCTGCTGTTCTCGATCTTCGTCATCGGCGGCTGGTTCTGGCTGTGGATGCTCCTCCTCAGCGCCCTGATCGGTGCCGTCTTCGGCGCGATCTTCGGGTTCATCGACCACGCGGCCACCGGTGGACGGCGCGACTTCACCAGCGTGAGCACACTCCAGGCGAGCACCTACCACGTCGAGGTCGCGAGCACGCAGTTCGCGGAGGCGCAGCGAGTCGCGAACCTCGTCTGA
- a CDS encoding energy-coupling factor transporter transmembrane component T family protein: MSTLTAPAVADSPLARRNPTVKLALLLAISVVAVFLLDPVTPAVLYLLALVGVAATVRAPARTLALAHVPFVLFALGVLIVNTLARPGEVLWQGGPLRVTVEGLEIGGALAARTLLIGILAIGFLLSTDGVALMTSLHQNARLGPRITYAVLAGYRMLQEMPREWATIRAAHTVRAPLRPDATDGAVAPRGPHHLAGVIFTLLVVSVRKGERMAQALESRGLGLTPRTTWRPVRVTAADWLMFAGVSAVVALVVSASAWLGHLEGPGALFA; this comes from the coding sequence ATGAGCACCCTGACCGCGCCGGCGGTCGCCGACTCGCCCCTCGCCCGCCGCAACCCCACCGTGAAGCTGGCGCTGCTCCTCGCGATCTCGGTCGTCGCCGTGTTCCTGCTGGACCCGGTGACGCCCGCCGTCCTCTACCTGCTCGCGCTGGTCGGCGTCGCCGCCACAGTGCGCGCCCCGGCCCGCACCCTGGCGCTCGCGCACGTGCCGTTCGTGCTCTTCGCGCTCGGCGTGCTGATCGTCAACACCCTGGCCCGGCCCGGGGAGGTGCTGTGGCAGGGCGGTCCGCTGCGCGTGACGGTCGAGGGCCTCGAGATCGGCGGGGCGCTCGCCGCCCGGACGCTGCTCATCGGCATCCTCGCCATCGGCTTCCTGCTCTCCACCGACGGCGTCGCCCTGATGACAAGCCTCCACCAGAACGCCCGCCTCGGCCCGCGGATCACCTACGCCGTGCTCGCCGGCTACCGCATGCTGCAGGAGATGCCGCGCGAGTGGGCGACGATCCGGGCAGCCCATACGGTCCGCGCCCCGCTGCGCCCCGACGCGACCGACGGCGCGGTTGCGCCGCGCGGACCCCACCACCTCGCCGGGGTGATCTTCACCCTGCTGGTGGTCTCGGTCCGCAAGGGCGAGCGCATGGCGCAGGCGCTCGAGTCCCGGGGCCTGGGCCTGACCCCGCGCACCACCTGGCGGCCGGTCCGGGTCACCGCGGCCGACTGGCTCATGTTCGCCGGCGTGAGCGCCGTCGTCGCCCTGGTGGTCTCGGCCAGTGCGTGGCTCGGTCACCTGGAGGGCCCCGGTGCGCTCTTCGCGTGA
- a CDS encoding Hsp20/alpha crystallin family protein, translating into MRERPAGTFARQLTLGQGLAVDRIQADYADGVLTLTIRLAEESKPHKIQVTASGGQKTIEQGGQQGSAEGSGQAQ; encoded by the coding sequence GTGCGAGAGCGCCCCGCGGGGACGTTCGCTCGCCAGCTCACGCTGGGTCAGGGCTTGGCGGTGGACCGCATCCAGGCCGACTACGCCGACGGTGTCCTGACGTTGACCATCCGGCTGGCGGAGGAGTCCAAGCCCCACAAGATCCAGGTCACCGCCTCCGGCGGGCAGAAGACCATCGAGCAAGGCGGCCAGCAGGGTTCTGCCGAGGGATCCGGCCAGGCACAGTGA
- a CDS encoding ATP-dependent Clp protease ATP-binding subunit has translation MTSGFGFDSPFDDLINQFFGGRDPFSLLGARQTTAPSMQRVDMSRSLSAEARALISRAAAQAAQWGNGDVDAEHLLWAATQEPATRTLLEQAGVDVAALASQLEQAVPHGEPAPQGEGLSLTPAAKRALLDAYRQARGAGSASINPEHLLLGLAANTESVAGRLLARALPDTDAVRPTSPAGAEGPARSGRAQSSTPTLDEYGRDLTEAAREGRLDPVVGRDSEVEQTLEVLSRRTKNNPVLIGDPGVGKTAIVEGLAQRIVNGDVPDTLKDRRVIALDLAGMVAGSKYRGEFEERLKGVIDEVTAAEREVIVFIDELHTVVGAGAAEGSMDAGNMLKPALARGELQVVGATTVDEYRKHIEKDPALERRFQPILVPEPSVEDTIAILRGLRDRYEAHHQVRITDEATVAAATLSDRYITNRFLPDKAIDLIDQASARVRLRARTAPPDVRDLEEDAARLQRDKDAAVAVEHYERANTLKAELDAARTRLEEARSQRGPVPEVTAEDIAEVVSRTTGIPVAQLTEEEKERLLRLEETLHGRVVGQEEAVEAVAEAVRRARAGLSDPNRPVGSFLFLGPTGVGKTELARALAEALFGDEARMVRFDMSEFQERHTVSRLMGAPPGYVGYEEAGQLTEAVRRTPYTVLLLDEIEKAHPDVFNTLLQLLDAGRLTDAQGRTVDFSNTVVIMTSNVGAERILAATQAGRSMEDLRETLMNLLGQSFRPEFLNRIDEIIIFHGLDRTQLRKITTLLLEQTRRRLRAQNITLDIEDQALDWLANRGFQPEFGARPLRRTIQRELDNQLSRLLLAGDLSPGDTVTVTISDGRLHFATTRDTATDSEPPHGQMTGPEMSAAHETAQDTGAGAPQETAG, from the coding sequence ATGACCAGCGGGTTCGGGTTCGACTCCCCCTTCGATGACCTGATCAACCAGTTCTTCGGCGGACGGGACCCCTTCAGCTTGCTCGGCGCCCGTCAGACCACGGCGCCGTCGATGCAGCGGGTGGACATGTCGCGGTCCTTGTCGGCGGAGGCGCGAGCTTTGATCTCGCGAGCAGCGGCGCAGGCGGCGCAGTGGGGCAACGGCGACGTCGACGCCGAGCATCTGCTGTGGGCGGCGACCCAGGAGCCTGCTACCCGGACGTTGCTCGAACAGGCCGGGGTGGACGTCGCCGCGTTGGCCTCCCAGCTGGAGCAGGCGGTTCCGCACGGTGAGCCGGCACCTCAGGGTGAGGGGTTGTCGCTGACGCCGGCCGCGAAGCGGGCGCTGCTAGATGCGTACCGGCAGGCGCGGGGTGCGGGGTCGGCGTCGATCAACCCAGAGCACCTGCTGCTGGGACTGGCCGCGAACACCGAGTCCGTGGCTGGGAGGCTGCTCGCCCGGGCGCTGCCGGACACCGACGCGGTCCGCCCGACCAGCCCGGCCGGCGCCGAGGGCCCGGCCCGGTCGGGCCGGGCGCAGTCGAGCACCCCGACCTTGGACGAGTACGGCCGGGACCTGACCGAGGCCGCCCGTGAGGGCCGCCTGGACCCGGTCGTTGGCCGGGACAGCGAGGTCGAGCAGACCCTGGAGGTGCTGTCCCGGCGCACGAAGAACAACCCGGTGCTCATCGGGGACCCGGGGGTGGGCAAGACGGCCATCGTCGAGGGCCTGGCCCAGCGGATCGTCAACGGCGACGTCCCGGACACCCTCAAGGACCGGCGGGTGATCGCCCTGGACCTGGCCGGGATGGTGGCGGGCAGCAAGTACCGCGGGGAGTTCGAGGAGCGCCTCAAAGGCGTGATCGATGAGGTCACGGCCGCCGAGCGGGAGGTGATCGTGTTCATCGACGAGCTCCACACGGTCGTCGGCGCGGGCGCCGCGGAAGGCTCGATGGACGCCGGCAACATGCTCAAGCCGGCCCTGGCCCGCGGTGAGCTGCAGGTCGTCGGGGCGACGACGGTCGATGAGTACCGCAAGCACATCGAGAAGGACCCGGCCTTGGAGCGCCGCTTCCAGCCGATCCTGGTGCCCGAGCCGTCGGTGGAGGACACGATCGCGATCCTGCGCGGCCTGCGCGACCGGTACGAGGCGCACCACCAGGTCCGGATCACGGACGAGGCGACCGTGGCCGCAGCCACGCTCTCCGACCGGTACATCACCAACCGGTTCCTGCCCGACAAGGCGATCGACCTGATCGACCAGGCCAGCGCACGGGTCCGGCTGCGGGCCCGCACCGCCCCGCCCGACGTCCGGGACCTGGAGGAGGACGCCGCCCGGCTGCAGCGGGACAAGGACGCCGCCGTCGCGGTCGAGCACTACGAACGGGCAAACACCCTCAAGGCCGAGCTGGATGCCGCCCGCACCCGGCTGGAGGAAGCCCGCAGCCAGCGCGGCCCCGTGCCGGAGGTCACCGCCGAGGACATCGCCGAGGTCGTCTCGCGCACGACCGGCATCCCGGTCGCCCAGCTGACCGAGGAGGAGAAGGAGCGCCTGCTGCGGCTGGAGGAGACCCTGCACGGCCGGGTGGTGGGGCAGGAGGAGGCCGTGGAGGCGGTCGCCGAGGCGGTCCGGCGGGCCCGCGCCGGGCTGTCCGACCCCAACCGGCCCGTCGGCTCGTTCCTCTTCCTGGGCCCGACCGGCGTGGGCAAGACCGAGCTCGCCCGAGCCCTGGCCGAGGCCCTCTTCGGCGACGAGGCCCGGATGGTCCGGTTCGACATGAGCGAGTTCCAGGAGCGCCACACCGTGTCCCGGCTGATGGGCGCCCCTCCGGGGTACGTCGGCTACGAGGAGGCCGGCCAGCTGACCGAGGCCGTCCGCCGTACCCCGTACACGGTGCTGCTGCTCGACGAGATCGAGAAGGCCCACCCCGACGTCTTCAACACCCTCCTGCAGCTCCTGGACGCCGGCCGGCTCACCGACGCCCAGGGCCGCACCGTGGACTTCTCGAACACGGTCGTGATCATGACCAGCAACGTGGGCGCCGAGCGCATCCTGGCGGCCACCCAGGCCGGCCGCTCCATGGAGGACCTACGCGAGACCCTCATGAACCTGCTCGGCCAGTCCTTCCGGCCCGAGTTCCTCAACCGGATCGACGAGATCATCATCTTCCACGGCCTGGACCGCACCCAGCTGCGCAAGATCACCACCCTGCTCCTGGAGCAGACGCGACGGCGGCTCCGCGCCCAGAACATCACCCTCGACATCGAGGACCAGGCCCTGGACTGGCTCGCCAACCGCGGTTTCCAGCCCGAGTTCGGCGCCCGCCCGCTCCGGCGCACCATCCAGCGTGAGCTCGACAACCAGCTCTCCCGCCTCCTCCTGGCCGGCGACCTGAGCCCGGGTGACACCGTCACCGTCACCATCAGCGACGGACGGCTGCACTTCGCGACCACCCGGGACACCGCAACCGATAGCGAACCGCCGCACGGCCAGATGACCGGGCCCGAGATGAGCGCCGCCCACGAGACAGCACAGGACACCGGCGCCGGAGCCCCTCAGGAAACCGCGGGCTGA